One region of Catenuloplanes indicus genomic DNA includes:
- a CDS encoding BON domain-containing protein: protein MPTLPLPEDGNGERPRRFMDPDGPDVQLACRVAQNLIIDERIRHERIAISVQDGVVILTGRADPETRELAGHTARESEGVRDVCNRVQVPDERSSAITLERRRFDDIVAELRADEHGGAQVTLRTWAPLFAALLAAVVWSVLLVAAVEFGWPIIVLVIVAGVLWLLPAQLLPAQRRRWRRGPS, encoded by the coding sequence ATGCCGACACTGCCCCTGCCGGAGGACGGCAACGGCGAACGACCTCGTCGCTTCATGGACCCCGACGGGCCCGATGTGCAGCTGGCTTGTCGGGTGGCGCAGAACCTGATCATCGATGAGCGGATCCGGCATGAGCGGATCGCGATATCAGTGCAGGACGGGGTCGTGATCCTCACCGGACGCGCGGATCCGGAGACACGCGAGCTCGCCGGCCACACCGCACGTGAGAGCGAGGGCGTGCGGGACGTGTGCAACCGCGTCCAGGTGCCCGACGAGCGGTCTTCGGCCATCACCCTGGAGCGCCGTCGATTCGACGACATCGTGGCTGAACTCCGCGCCGACGAGCACGGCGGTGCGCAGGTGACGTTGCGCACCTGGGCCCCGTTGTTCGCCGCGCTGCTGGCCGCCGTGGTCTGGTCGGTGCTGCTGGTGGCCGCCGTCGAGTTCGGATGGCCGATCATCGTCCTGGTCATCGTCGCGGGAGTGCTGTGGTTGCTGCCGGCCCAGCTCCTGCCGGCCCAACGGCGTCGCTGGCGCCGCGGGCCGTCCTGA